Part of the Nitrosopumilus piranensis genome is shown below.
TAAAATCACGGGACTTTGCAAAACCATTTCCAGTCTTGGTTTTCTCAAAAGAGATAGCAAGCCAAATTGCTGATTTTGATGATAAATCAAAAAAGATTGTAGAAAAGTTTTGGCCAGGTCAGCTAACAATCATTTTAAAACTAACTGACATGAAACTAAAAGAGTCACTAAATCTAGCAGATAAGATTGCACTACGTGTTCCAAATCACAAATGCACACTAGAGCTGCTAGAAAAATGCAAGTATCTAATTGGAACTAGTGCAAATGTTTCAGGACAACCATCATTTTTTGATCCTCAGGAATGTATCAAAAATGTAGAAAACTATGATGTTTTTGTTGACGGGGGAACAATTACAAGCAAAGGAGAATCAACAATTATTGAGATAGAAGATGGCCAAATCAAAATTATCAGAGAAGGTTCTTTGAGCAAAGAGGAGATTTTGGGTTTATGAACTTGATAGTAACATGTGCAAGACACCTAGAATCTGAAACAGAAGATGAGCTAAGGGGATTTCTAGAGGAGTTTGGGGATTCTGATCCCAAAGTTATAATCACTAGCATGTCAGGCATCTTGACTGCAGATACAAAGTTAGATCCAGTAAAAGTTGTAGGAAAGATCAAGGAGATGTTACTTGATGAGCCATGGAGTGTAAGGTATTGCTTGAGAATCATTCCACTACAGAAAATAGTTGAGACAAAAATCGAAGAGATTCAAAAAGTTGTAGAAGAGTTATCAGACAGAATTTCAAAAGATGAAAAATACAGAATATCAATTGAAAAAAGAAATTCAGATTTATCCAGTCAGGAAATAATTAAAAAAATTGCAAGCAAGATAGAAAATCAGGTTTCACTAGAATTTCCAGATAAGGTTGTCTTAATTGAAATTTTGGGCAACAAGACTGGAATTTCTATTCTAAAAAAGTCAGATATTTTGAGCACAGAGAAGACAAAACGCAGTATTTCAGAGTAAAACTGCTGCCTTTTCTACTAGAATATCTTCTAGAGGAGTCTTGGAGTAAACGCAATCAATTTGTTTTTTTGAAATCTTAAAAGATTTTTTTAGAAAGATTGTATTGTTTTTTGAAAACAATGGAATGATTAATGGAGATAATTCCTTGTGCAAAGAGTGTAGATTAGTTTTGTTTCCAATTGCAATTAAAATAAAATCAGCATTTGGTTTTATTCCAACAGATGCAATTGCAGCAGATATTTGTTTTGTCAATGCAAAGCGCATCAAGATATCGGTTTCAGGTTTGTTTGAAAGTAAGATATCGTTTTTTTGAGACTCTAGTGAAAGAGATAAGATTTTTTTCATATGATAACTATTCAAAACAAACTGGCTTGATACTGCCTGAAGTTGGAGTTTGGGATATTTTTTTCTTAGATCATCGAGAAACTTTACATCAATTGCCTTTTTTCCTTTGATTTGTAGAATCTGTATCTGTTTTGAAGATATTTTGTAGAGTAATTTCTTTGAAGCACCGCCATGAATTACAGGAATGATACTAACTACATCATTGTTTTTGATTATAGTTGATTTTCCATCCATTGCAGAAGAATCAGCACCATTAATGGCAATCAGAATGTTCTCAGTGTCTAATTTTGGAGAATCATCTGGTTGTAATTGTAATAATAGATCAATTAGTTCTTGAATAGTAATGTCTGATTTTCCAATTTCTAGTTGTTCTTTTGAAAAAGATTTCTTGGCACCGCCAACTAGTTTTACAGTAATCATGATTATTTGTGCAAGGTCTGAAATTAATATTTAATTTATTTAGATTTTTCTTTGGTGGTTTCAGTTGCCTCGACTGCTGGTGTTTCTGTAGCAGGTGCTTCTGTGGTTTCAGTTGCCTCGACTGCTGGTGTTTCTGTAGCAGGTGCTTCTGTGGTTTCAGTTGCCTCGACTGCTGGTGTTTCTGTAGCAGGTGCTTCTGTGGTTTCAGTTGCCTCGACTGCTGGTGTTTCTGTAGCAGGTGCTTCTGTGGTTTCATCTGCAGATTCATAGTCTGCTTGAGCTTGCTGTTCTGCTTTTGAGGATTCAATTCGTGCTTGTTTTTGTTTTTCTTCGCGAATCTCTTTTTTGATAAATTTTGTAATATATCCAGCAACTTCGTTTTTTAGGCCCTTTGAGCGTACAATAGAAACTTGATCTAGAACTTTTTTGTTATCAGCAAAATCTTCACCGAATTTAGACTTGTGAGTGTCCAAGACTTCGTATGAAAGACGTTTTATTCTATCCACGCCTCGTCTAAAGATTAGGGTATTTTATATCTATATTCCAAGATAGGAGTTTGAATTTTTTTCTAGCAATGATGCAGTGTCATCAAATGATTTGCCTAGAACTTTGGAGGCAGCAAAAATCACACTGGGAATAAAGCTGATTTGTGCGGATTTCATTTCAAAACATCTAGAAAATCTAACAGGACCATCGGTCTCTACAAGAATTTTTGATTCGTCACTTTTTGATAACAAAGTCTGTTTGTCATTAGCATAGATCATCACAGGACCAAAGGAAACAAAAAATCCCATATCCATGGCCTTTTGCAGTTGTTTTTTGCTTCCATCAAACCAGTGAAGTAGTGCATGCTCAGTATTATATGAAGTCATTATTTGTAAAATATCATCTAAACTCTTTCTAGAATGAATAGATACTGGTTTGTGGGATTTTTCTGCACAAGACAGAAGAGTTTCAAAGACAACAGTTTGTCTTTTAGAGTCTTCATCGTTGTTGGTATACGTAGGGTCAAGTCCTATTTCACCAATTCCTGCAAGTGTATCATGATTGTTTTCTATCAGATCAACAACTTTTTCTAAATCATCATTTGTACATTCAGGATGAATTCCAATAAAGGGTAATACAAGATTGCTTTTTTTTGCAAGCTCCAAAGTTTGTAGTGAATTTTCTGCATCCATAGACACGCAACAAGCTTTGATTTTCAAAAACTCCATTTCCTGTAAAGTAAAATCCATATCAGAAGAATAGTGAGGATCTGACAAATGTATGTGAGAATCAAAATACCATGTCATTTCTTTATCAATTCTTAAAATAGTCTGTATAAATCGATTCCTTAGTGATATTTTTTCACTCATTATCTTTTTTCGGAAAAAACTAAAATAAAATTTATGAAATCATCAGAATTAGGTCTATCTGCCATGTATAGAATTCTGAAAAAAGCAGGTGCCGAAAGAGTTAGTGATGAATCTGCAGATGAATTAAGAAGAGTGATTGAAGAAGTAGCAAATGGTATTGCTAAAAGTGCAGTAGATATGGCTTCTCATGCAGGTAGAAAAACGGTAAAAGGAGAAGATGTGAAATTGGCTTCAAAACCATTTAACAAATTCTAATCTAAAGAGTTTAATTGTTCATTTTGTGTTTTTCAAAACGGTACTCTGGCAGAACGGTTATGCGTGGGCCTGCAAAGCCTATACAAGGGGGTTCGACTCCCTCGGGTACCTTTATTCAACAATAACTTGTCCTTCCATCCAAGGATGTAAGGTACAAAAATAATCAAAAGTTCCTGATTCATCAAAAGTAAGTGTGTATGCTTCAAAAGGATCCAAATATCCACTATCAAAAAGATCTATTGGTGCATCATAAAATCCAGATGTGACACTATGAAATGCAGAGTCTTCATTTACCCATGTTACTGATTCCCCTACGCTAATTGTAATTATAGATGGGATGTAACATTTATCTTCTTTCTCACAACCAGGTCGTGAAACTTTTGTTGGCATTACAACATCGCCTTGAATCTCAGACTCTGATTGAAAAATTTCTGGAACTGAATCCGCTGTAGATTCAGGAACCGGTTCAGGTTGTGGGTCTACATCAGTTGAAAAAGCAACAACTAAAGCTACTATGGTAATAATTCCAATTATAGATAAAGTAGTTATTTTTTTCATTAAATCATTTCACATCCAAGATAGAGTTATTACATAATTACCAAGTTGTCTAAATATATAACATACTAGAAAAGTAACTTGGCTCAAAACGGAAATGGGTTGTTAGAATACATACCTGGTTCACACACACTATTAGTTCAAAAAAACTCTACCCCACCTCTTGAAGGGTTTGCAGAAAATATCAGAGGTAGCATACATGAATATGCTGAGAACTCAAAAAGTGATGTCGAGAAAGGAAATAATTTTCTCCAGTGGATATTAACGCGAGTTTTTGAGGCTACAGAGGATGATGCTGCAGATGCAATTGTAGATGGAGCAAACGACTTGGGCATTGATGCATATCTTCCAGTAGATTTTTCAGATAATACAATTAGATTATTTCAATCAAAGTATGGAACATCTCATTCACTAGAAGCAATTGCAAAATTCAAAGAAGATGCAAAAAGGTTACTTTCAAAAGACGTGACTAAAATGAGACCAGAGTTAGCTCAGCTTGTTACAAAAATAAAGGAAAAAAATCTTAAAGTAAAGTGCTGTTATGTAACAGATCAAAAAGTAGAGTACCATGATGATCTAGTTGAAGTAATTGATGAGGAAAAAATTATTCAGAAATTATGGGACAGAATAAAGAAACCAGCAGCAGGAAAAAAGTCATCTATACGACTAGAAAAGATGCTAAGACACGAAAATACGATTTTAGGAATTTTGAAACTTCGTGAACTTACAGAGTTTGTAAGTAAGAATAGGGACTATGTTTTTGAATCAAATATCAGACAATGGATGCAGTTTAAGACTACAGTTAACAAAGGCCTGCGCGAAACATTGCAAAGTAATCCTAACAAATTCTTTTTTTATAATAACGGAATAACTATTGTAGTAAGCGATTTTTCAGATCTGGGCGAGAACATGATTGAGCTTCATGCACCACAGATAGTAAACGGTGCTCAAACATCAAACTCCATACTTGATCATTCAAAGAGAACAAAAAACATGGATGGTTCAATGACAGTAACAATAATCAAAGCAGATGATGAACAAGAACAAAATAATATTACAAAGTATAGAAATTCTCAGAACTCAGTAAGAGGAAAGGATTTAGTTTCTTTGATGGATTTTCACAAATCAATAAAATCACAATTAAAAAATTGTGGCTATTTTTATGAAATTCAAGCAGGTTCTTTTGATACAAAATCAAAATCCAAACAATGTGAATATGCAGGAGACTCTACATACAACAATTACCTTCCAGATAATCACAAAAAAGTCATTGTTGCAAAAGATGCAATCCAGTCTTTAGTTGCAGGAATTGAACAAAGGCCAACAGAAGCATACAGTTCACCAGCTCAATTTCTTCCAAGAGGGAGCAAGTATGATGATATCTTCAATGATAATCTAAAAGACGATTACAGAATTTTGTTGTACCCATATCTTGTAAAAGAATATGCAAAAAAGTCATTAAAGTATGGAAAGAAGGGAGGTCACAAGACAAAAAGATACGCAACATTGTTTTTTGTTGCAGTGTACTTTAGAATTCTCCACAAGAATATTTTGGAATCAAAGGGAGATTTTAAAGGTGATATTAGAAAAATAGAGCCTGTTTTTCGCAGTTTCAAACTTAATTCTAGAATTCTAAAGTTGACAGATATAATTGTGACAAAATTTCTTGAAGATACAGTAGTAGATGATGAAATAGAGATGGCAAATACAAAACACAACTTCTTTTCCCAACATGTTTGGAATGAGACAATGCTTAGGGTAATTGATAAAAAAATTAGACAAGAAGAAGACGAAATATTAGCATTAAAAAAACTAACAAACAGTTTGTTGTGATTCTAGTAGGCAGAGTCCAACCAAGTAAAAATCTTGCAGGAGGTTTACATTGGTCAGACTACTACCTAAATTTCATAAAAACAAGTGGTATTTAACATAATTTTCACCAAGTTTCCAGAATGTTTTTTATATCGATTAAAAAAAGCAGAGTCACTTTGGGACTAAAAGAAAAATGTGCAATTTGTAGTCAGAAGATTGAGCTTCGTTTTGTTCCCATGGAAGAGTGGGGAATTGAAGGTTCAATTTGCGGAGATTGTTATTCAAAAAAAATTCATGAGCATTATCCCGGAGATCACATTAGAGTAAACAAGCACTTAGATTGATGTTAATCTTCTTTTGAGAATTTATTTGCGTTAAAACAATTCCAAACTAGAGGATCACTCTTTACATCTTTTTCTTCAAGGAATTTAATATCAGTAATTGTCTTTTTTCTTTTCAACAAGTTTACTTGGAAACTAGTGAATTTTTTACAATCACATTTGTTGTACAAACATACATCATCATCACCTTCATCATGATCTGCTGCTTCATGACCGCAATTACACATTGCATCTTTTTTTACATCGTCAAGTGATTTTTTTGCATACGTACCTAATCTTAGATATGCTTCTCCCCCATGTCCTTTCTTGAAGCGCTCATAATTTTCAGATTTTTGTAAAATTTTGTAGAAAGACAAATTTGTGTCAGGCTTTTGGGAATCAGCACCCATGATGAACCAGTACTTTTCGCCAGTCTCTACAAATCGGATTTTGATGGATGGATCTACCCAATATCGTATAGTATCATGCCATAAAGAAGCAGACTCTTTTCTGTCAGAGACCAGAGGAACTACATTCATTCTAAGATCATAGTACCTGTAAGCGACACCAACAAAGTCATTAAACCAAGGAATTGAAATAGACAATGTTGGCAAATCAGGCTAGAGATTATTTATCTGATCTGAATTAATGGTAATACCCTTATATCTGAGTTTTAAAGTAAAGTACGTATGGTTTCCTATAGAACTAGCATGCAGATTGTAGCGGATTTGTTGACTGTTACTGAACAGTCTGGACAGGAAGGTATCAAGACAACATCCCTTCTAACAAAGGCAAACTTATCACATTCTAGACTATCCAAATTCTTAGAAAACTTGACCGGCGCAGGTCTGATCAATAAAATTGAATTTGATGGGAAAAACACTTTTGTGATTACGCCAAAAGGAAGACAGTATTTAGAGTCTTATGCAAACTTTTCAAGTATTGCAGAATCATTTGGTTTAGAACTCTAAAATCTATTTCTTAGAACGTCTTCTAGCATTTGCCTTTTGTCGTTCCTTTTTCTCTTTGTATGAACTGTAAAGGATAATGATGATTATTCCTGCAATTGAGCCATAAAATAATGGAATGAAAGGTTGTTCGCGCATTTCACCAGTCGTTGGAGAGAAAAATGCAATTGGAATTCCAACTACCATAAAAATCAAAATTACTGTAAGATACTTGTCCATATTCTTCATAATTTACAAAACCATATATCTTTTTGAAATTATCAAAAAACTCAGAGAAAATATGACAAAAATGCTGGAATTGGGAGGATTAGGTTTGATAGTTATTATGTTTGCAAGTTTTGTTGGAGCACTTCAACCTACTATTGAACCAGGATTATCACCAGTTTTTTGGGGATGTGCAGGAGCTGCTCTTATGATAATCATGTATAGAAAATTCAAAAGAAGAAAAGAAGAGAAAACAAATTAGAAATTTCAAAAAATACAAGTAATTGATCAACGTTTAATCAACCGACAGATCTATAAAGGACAATTCCAGGTAATGTATGAGGAGAATATGACAGAACAAAATAAACAATGGTGGGAAGGTTTAGGAAAAGAACTTGAGATCGACATTGAAACCCTTGATGAGTCAAATTCTTAATAATTTAGAAATATTTTTTGGAAAATTTACAAAGCCTCGGACGGGATACGAACCCGCGACCTAACGCTTACGAGGCGTTCGCTCTACCAGGCTGAGCTACCAAGGCACGATTGGATAAATCCATCAGAGTTAATAAAAAGCCTTTCTGAGTTGGATTAATTGAAAAAAACAATTTCTGGAATTAGAGGAATATTTGGAGAAGATCTTAATCTAAAAGACGTATTAGAGTTTTGTAACAATTTTTCATCACTAGTAAAATCACAAAAATGTGTGATTGGAAAAGATACAAGACCTTCAGGATTTATGATAAAAGATACAGCTAGTGCAGCATTGATGAAAAATGGAATAGACGTTTTTAATTTAGGAACTGTGCCGACACCAGTTGTTTTTAGAGAAGCAAGAAAGTATGGTGCAGGAATAGTTGTGTCTTCATCTCACAATCCAATTGAGTGGAATGGTATGAAGTTCATCATAAAAGGAAGAGGAATAAATGAAAAGGAGCTTCCACAAATAATCGAAAAACAAGAAATAACAAAATCAAAAATTGGTAATGAACAAGATATTTCATCATCATATGTTGAAGATGCAAAGAAAATCATAGGAAATTTAGAAAATCAACCTGAAATTGTAGTAGATATTGGGGGTGGTGCGGCAAAAGGATTTGCACCTGACTTATTGGAATCTATTGGATGTAAGGTTCTCACACTAAATGAGAACCTAGAAGGATGTTCCAGAGGGCCTGATCCCACTGCAGACAACTTGTCAGAACTTGTTTCAGCATCATCTAACAAGGAAATTGGGTTTGCGTTTGATCTAGATGGCGATCGGTTAGTTGTGGTTAGAAATGGAAAAAAACAAACACCAGATGTAACATTAGGGCTAGGAGTTGCAAAATCATTAGAACTAGGATACAAGAAGTTTGTTCTAAGTATTGATACAAGTGTTTCAGTTGAAAAATTCATCAAAGAAAGAGGTGGAACTGTTCAAAGAACCAAAGTAGGCGAAGCAAATGTTATTGAACAAATGTTAGAAAGTAACGCACAAGCTGGAGGAGAAGGAAGTAGTGGTGGCTTTATTTTACCTGAATTCAATTATTGTAGAGAAGGGATTCTCACCAGTGGTTTAATTTCATCTATGTTAGGAACCAAAAAGTTCAATGAAATTTTGAATTTTATGGAAAGCTATTTCCAAATTAGAGACAAGACTGCAATTGATTCACAATTTCATGACAAAGTAATAGATGATGTGCATTCGAAATTATCTAAAGAGTATTCAGAAGTTAATACATTGGATGGGGTTAAAGGAATTATTGATGAAGACAGTTGGGTATTAATTAGAAAATCAAACACTGAAGACATCATTAGAGTTTCAGCTGAATCAAATGATGAAGAAAAATGTAGGCAAATTGTAAAAGACACAATAGAATTGGTGAAGCAAAGTTATGACAAAATTAGATGAGTCAGACATTATCAAAATTTTTCAGAAAAAACTAGGAAACAAGAATTTTGTATCTGAAGATGTGGAAATTTTCAAGTTAAGCAAGTCCAAGGTTATAGCAAAAACAGACACATTAGTTGAGAGTACTGATATTCCTCCAAAAATGAAACTATCAGATGCTGCAAGAAAAAGCATAGTTGCATGTGTAAGTGATTTTGCAGCAAAAGGAATTAGGCCTCAATATGGCATTATTTCAGTTAATTTTCCTTCAGACATATCACGCTCAAAGATTGAGGATGCTGCAAATGGCTTTAGAAAAGCCTGCAAAGAGTTTGGGATTTCCATTCTAGGAGGAGATACAAATGAAGGAAGAGAAATTGTGTTTAATGTATGTCTGTTTGGCAGTTCTGATGGCATAATACCTAGGAGAGGCTCAAAGAATAAAGATCTAATTTTTACAACAGGTCCATTTGGATATACTGCAGCAGGTTTGGATATATTGCTACACAAAAAAAGTGGGAAAAGAGATTTTGTCAAAAAAGCTGTCCAGTCAGTGTTACATCCAAAGCCACCAATGAGTTTTGGGATAAGAAACAAGAGATATTTTTCATCAGCAATGGATTCTAGTGACGGTCTATCTACTACACTTAATGAGATGGCAAAACAATCAAAAAAGAAATTTGTCATTACCAATTCCCTACACAAAAAAGACTTGGAAACTCATGCAAAGATGCAAAAACTGAATATAGATAATCTAGTTTTTCACGGAGGTGAAGAATATGAGTTTGTATTTACCATTAATCCAAAACACAAACAAACCGTTCTAAAAAATGCAAGATTACTCAA
Proteins encoded:
- a CDS encoding L-threonylcarbamoyladenylate synthase; the encoded protein is MKVNCNKEGIGKASEIIEEGGIAVFPTDTVYGIGCNPYDKKAVKKVYEIKSRDFAKPFPVLVFSKEIASQIADFDDKSKKIVEKFWPGQLTIILKLTDMKLKESLNLADKIALRVPNHKCTLELLEKCKYLIGTSANVSGQPSFFDPQECIKNVENYDVFVDGGTITSKGESTIIEIEDGQIKIIREGSLSKEEILGL
- a CDS encoding THUMP domain-containing protein: MNLIVTCARHLESETEDELRGFLEEFGDSDPKVIITSMSGILTADTKLDPVKVVGKIKEMLLDEPWSVRYCLRIIPLQKIVETKIEEIQKVVEELSDRISKDEKYRISIEKRNSDLSSQEIIKKIASKIENQVSLEFPDKVVLIEILGNKTGISILKKSDILSTEKTKRSISE
- the cgi121 gene encoding KEOPS complex subunit Cgi121, which produces MITVKLVGGAKKSFSKEQLEIGKSDITIQELIDLLLQLQPDDSPKLDTENILIAINGADSSAMDGKSTIIKNNDVVSIIPVIHGGASKKLLYKISSKQIQILQIKGKKAIDVKFLDDLRKKYPKLQLQAVSSQFVLNSYHMKKILSLSLESQKNDILLSNKPETDILMRFALTKQISAAIASVGIKPNADFILIAIGNKTNLHSLHKELSPLIIPLFSKNNTIFLKKSFKISKKQIDCVYSKTPLEDILVEKAAVLL
- a CDS encoding TatD family hydrolase: MTWYFDSHIHLSDPHYSSDMDFTLQEMEFLKIKACCVSMDAENSLQTLELAKKSNLVLPFIGIHPECTNDDLEKVVDLIENNHDTLAGIGEIGLDPTYTNNDEDSKRQTVVFETLLSCAEKSHKPVSIHSRKSLDDILQIMTSYNTEHALLHWFDGSKKQLQKAMDMGFFVSFGPVMIYANDKQTLLSKSDESKILVETDGPVRFSRCFEMKSAQISFIPSVIFAASKVLGKSFDDTASLLEKNSNSYLGI
- a CDS encoding histone family protein — protein: MKSSELGLSAMYRILKKAGAERVSDESADELRRVIEEVANGIAKSAVDMASHAGRKTVKGEDVKLASKPFNKF
- a CDS encoding cupredoxin domain-containing protein; the encoded protein is MKKITTLSIIGIITIVALVVAFSTDVDPQPEPVPESTADSVPEIFQSESEIQGDVVMPTKVSRPGCEKEDKCYIPSIITISVGESVTWVNEDSAFHSVTSGFYDAPIDLFDSGYLDPFEAYTLTFDESGTFDYFCTLHPWMEGQVIVE
- a CDS encoding AIPR family protein, which encodes MAQNGNGLLEYIPGSHTLLVQKNSTPPLEGFAENIRGSIHEYAENSKSDVEKGNNFLQWILTRVFEATEDDAADAIVDGANDLGIDAYLPVDFSDNTIRLFQSKYGTSHSLEAIAKFKEDAKRLLSKDVTKMRPELAQLVTKIKEKNLKVKCCYVTDQKVEYHDDLVEVIDEEKIIQKLWDRIKKPAAGKKSSIRLEKMLRHENTILGILKLRELTEFVSKNRDYVFESNIRQWMQFKTTVNKGLRETLQSNPNKFFFYNNGITIVVSDFSDLGENMIELHAPQIVNGAQTSNSILDHSKRTKNMDGSMTVTIIKADDEQEQNNITKYRNSQNSVRGKDLVSLMDFHKSIKSQLKNCGYFYEIQAGSFDTKSKSKQCEYAGDSTYNNYLPDNHKKVIVAKDAIQSLVAGIEQRPTEAYSSPAQFLPRGSKYDDIFNDNLKDDYRILLYPYLVKEYAKKSLKYGKKGGHKTKRYATLFFVAVYFRILHKNILESKGDFKGDIRKIEPVFRSFKLNSRILKLTDIIVTKFLEDTVVDDEIEMANTKHNFFSQHVWNETMLRVIDKKIRQEEDEILALKKLTNSLL
- a CDS encoding winged helix-turn-helix domain-containing protein, with amino-acid sequence MQIVADLLTVTEQSGQEGIKTTSLLTKANLSHSRLSKFLENLTGAGLINKIEFDGKNTFVITPKGRQYLESYANFSSIAESFGLEL
- a CDS encoding phosphomannomutase; its protein translation is MKKTISGIRGIFGEDLNLKDVLEFCNNFSSLVKSQKCVIGKDTRPSGFMIKDTASAALMKNGIDVFNLGTVPTPVVFREARKYGAGIVVSSSHNPIEWNGMKFIIKGRGINEKELPQIIEKQEITKSKIGNEQDISSSYVEDAKKIIGNLENQPEIVVDIGGGAAKGFAPDLLESIGCKVLTLNENLEGCSRGPDPTADNLSELVSASSNKEIGFAFDLDGDRLVVVRNGKKQTPDVTLGLGVAKSLELGYKKFVLSIDTSVSVEKFIKERGGTVQRTKVGEANVIEQMLESNAQAGGEGSSGGFILPEFNYCREGILTSGLISSMLGTKKFNEILNFMESYFQIRDKTAIDSQFHDKVIDDVHSKLSKEYSEVNTLDGVKGIIDEDSWVLIRKSNTEDIIRVSAESNDEEKCRQIVKDTIELVKQSYDKIR
- the thiL gene encoding thiamine-phosphate kinase yields the protein MTKLDESDIIKIFQKKLGNKNFVSEDVEIFKLSKSKVIAKTDTLVESTDIPPKMKLSDAARKSIVACVSDFAAKGIRPQYGIISVNFPSDISRSKIEDAANGFRKACKEFGISILGGDTNEGREIVFNVCLFGSSDGIIPRRGSKNKDLIFTTGPFGYTAAGLDILLHKKSGKRDFVKKAVQSVLHPKPPMSFGIRNKRYFSSAMDSSDGLSTTLNEMAKQSKKKFVITNSLHKKDLETHAKMQKLNIDNLVFHGGEEYEFVFTINPKHKQTVLKNARLLKTPIIEIGYVTAGKGVVLQRNNKEIILKDAGWKHFR